ATGTTGGTATGATTATCAGCTGCTTCTTCTTGTCCCTATCAAATGAAGTTCCTATTTTCATCTGTATCGCTTTATTTCTTTTGTAGCAtacgaaaattaaaaaaacattcTTGACTTTTCAGGTGCGTACGCACATGGACACAGTGTCACACGTATAGCAGCAAAATACCATACAAACGGAGAATGACCCCCAAttgttcaacttttataagcaCATTCCAGGTTTATCATCCCACTGCATATTGACTGAACAGAGCATTACTTCGTTTCAAACTCTTTGACTCTCCCTCTGTTTTAGCTTTTTTTGGTTGTAGGCTACATACATTAGATATAGTATGTTCATTTTAGTATCTAGGTCTCAAATTTGGTCTTTAAGCTCTCGATTGTACCAAGAAAGAGTTATTTGcgttctgctttttttttttcctttgttcatTTGCATGCTTGGTTTTACAAGATTTCTTAGGTCTCTGTTTTACGGTGGTAATGCAGATGCTGTCGTAGCACCTCCATTCGTATATATTGACCAGGTCAAGTCTTCACTGACTGATCGTGTTGAGATATCTGCTCAAAATGCTTGGGTTGGAAAAGGTGGAGCTTTTACTGGAGAAATCAGGTAAAAACCTGTTAAACTTATCTAAATTGTACTTCTACTGGAACTTTTACTGGAATGCACCAagaattaaatttttactttgctCTTTCTTAATTTATATCCCAGTATTGCACCTACTTATGGATATGTGGTCCATAATTTCTATCTATAGGTTctaacatattttttattcatcaaACTATCTGTGGTCCATAATTTCTATCTATAGGTTctaacatattttttattcatcaaACTATCTGTAATTTGCGAACTAACACTagattcgaaaatttttttttcctcttcattTACCTGAAACAACAACATTGACTTTCAATTTCTTGAATTACTTAATAGTTTATCCATATGCAATCTTTGTTACTTCCAGTGCTGAGCAACTGATCGATGTTGGCTGCAAGTGGGTTATTCTGGGTCATTCTGAGCGCAGGCATATTATTGGTGAAGATAATGAGGTACGCTATCCTGAACACTACTCTTTTCTCATATACAGCCCGCATTGTAACAATCTAAACATACAAGTCAATATCGTTAGGTGCTAAGATATTTGAAGTGGTCATAATATGGTGAGGCTTTTTCTATTTGCAGTTTATTGGTAAGAAGGCTGCGTATGCCTTGAGTCAGAATCTTAAGGTTATTGCCTGTATAGGAGAGAAGCTGGAAGAAAGGGAAGCAGGGAACACTTTCGAGATCTCTTTTCAGCAGTTGAAGGCTTTTGCAGGTAatgattttgtaattttattgtgAAGTAGCTCGtctttagtgaaaaaaaaaatttaaatgaaaatcaATTCTCATACACGCCTTTTGAGTTATTGTTCAGATAGTATCTCAAGCTGGACAGATGTTGTTATTGCATACGAGCCTGTTTGGGCTATTGGCACCGGAAAAGTGGCCACTCCCCTGCAGGCTCAGGAAGTGCATGTTGCTGTCTGCGATTGGCTGAAAAAGAACATTTCGCCTGAGGTTGCTTCTGCTACTCGTATTATCTATGGAGGTAAGTCTaccatctctctttctttatcTCTGTCAGTGCATATTCTATAAGGTGAGAAAGTTATATTTAGAATACCCactttattctaaaattttaggtATTCATGTTAGTTTGTTAATTTTAATGTCCGAAGCAATCCAGAAACTTTTTGAGTACCATTTTTTTGCAAGCATGATTATCAGTGTCTTTCGCCCAAAAAGCCTTAAAAGTGATACTTATTTGCTCCTGAAACATCTTACATTCAAGGCACGATACACAAGCCAATGAAAAAGTAACTTACCAGTAGTATTAGTATTCCAAGGAATATGAAAGGAATGTTCATCAACCTTTCCCTTTCCATACCTATGTTGAAATTCACGATGCATATAAACTTGAGTCAATAGTGTGATATGTGTCTTCTTTGCTTGCTTTCTATGCTACGCTAACATTATACTTGTTGTATAATGAACCGAGCGATAATTTATGCTTCTATTAACAGGTTCAGTAAATGGGAGCAATTGTGCGGAGCTTGCAAAACAAAAGATATCGATGCATTTCTTGTCGGAGGGGCCTCATTGAAGGTATTGTAATGTAGCACCAAATTAATCTTGATCTTACCTCATCCTTTATAGTGATTCACagcttaattaaattagaatgtAACTTCATAGACTTCAGAGTGCGCTCAAATTCTGAAAATTTGGAGGTGGCCTTCAGTTCACTAGAATTTAGCATTCTGAGAAGCACAACATCTTCTTTAATATAGTTTTATTCCacattaatataattttattaagacTAAGATATTAATAAGTTAGATATAACAAGATTTTAATGATGCTCAGCTCTCTTATTTAAAAAAGAAGTACACTTATTTCCAATGTTTTCGTGTTACCTTTTGTCTCACAAATTGGAACTAATTATTGTCAAAATCTCGCCATCTGTGTTACTAATTTCCTTTGTTTTTATGGTGTTCCTGCTGAGTTTGGTGCCATAATTGATTCATTTTTCTCATGAGATTATGCCATAATACCAGAAATTTGACACCTAGAAGTTCGCCTATTCAAATGTCTTCCCGTGTTTGTGCAGGGCCCGGAGTTTGCCACTATTGTGAACTCGGTGACCTCGAAGAAAGTTGCTGCTTGATGATCCTTCTGATCTCTGGATACCATGAATAAGATCGGAAAAGCAGCCAATCTGAATGTCTGCGAGCATTTCTGTATTATTGGTCATTAGTTATTTTTGCTAATTTTGTAACCATCTATAGAATAAGACATTTTGtactcattattattatttctataactGAGGGAcaatcaataataatttttcctCCTGTAACCATCTATAGAATAAGACATTTTGtactcattattattatttctataactGAGGGAcaatcaataataatttttcctCCTGTAACCATCTATAGAATAAGACATTTTGtactcattattattatttctataactGAGGGACAATTGACAATAATTTTTCCTCGATTGATCGGAGGACGTTTATCAGAATTCTCTGTCCAGTCTGATCAGGTATAACATTTGGAatgatttaaatttgatttggtGTGTGCAATAATTTCTTTCGATCTAATGATGACATACCAATTAAGCTCTGAATTGTTGGATCACTGCTTTTGTTGCGTGCAACACCTTTCTTTCTATAGCCCTCTCTAATGATAGTGTTATTATGAAATTATTGAGTAATTTATCCGAGGATACATTGAGTCTGATTTGAGTGTATATATACTATAAGTTTGATAGGATTCTGATGGATCTGTTTTGTAAATAGCAATTTAGCTCTTTTGCAGCAGCACCATATGGATGTGACTAGTTTGGATGATCCAAAATTAACGAAAtagtttctttattttttatttctcttttataGGGAAGAGAATTAGGGGGTTGGATTGTTTTGGAATGAGAAATGGAATGATGAATCATTGAAAAATATTTGGTCCATTATCAGAACGAAAATTCGAAGTTTTGAAAGAGGATTTTGATTAGGAAAAAGAATAGTGATAAAGGAAGTGCAGGGGGAAACTATTGTGAGAgagaattttgaataatttattttggaacggattaatctgaaaattaaagCAAGATTGGGTCATAATGGATTTGGCCATTTTCATTTCCAACCGGAATAAAAATCGAAATTCAATTTCTGTAAAATAAACAACAACTATCAGAATCAATGAATCATATTCTGATTCTATAGTTAAAAATacggataattgtctatatatccCTTATATGTgtgaaaatattcgatttatccctactttttttttttttctaaaatactcctcatatgttccaccgttattgcaaaatacccccgcagttattttctgttaagttaacttgggttaaacgtgagttaaacatctaccacagttaaaaaaaattaaaatatcaattttgtccttaagggcaaataagaaatgttggtgacagtagagggatatattgaaaaagatcaaaagttaatattttttgtgtCCCTAActttaaaggcaaataagaaagtcagtgatgatggaagggtatatttgaaagggcaaaatagtaattttatagagataacatagttcattaataaatattaactctagagatatattagaaatagtttggaacgtagaaaagatatttttaatattagccttctaagaaagGTAAATTGAAAAGTCGGAaatttttcaggagtatataaacaattgcctcTTAAAAATAAGTATACAAAACATGCCCTAGCTGTTCTTAGTGTGTGCAATTAATGACCTGGTACCAAGCATGCACTTggaataaaagaaattattgcaGGAACCAAGAAATTCAAATACCCAAGCAGGAGAAGGCTAAAGTGCAACATCTACATTTCTGAGAAATTTTGCAACAGCTtattacttttctttctttgataaCTAATGGATTATATACTGGGATTGAGTCTCCAACCTTATTTTTTGAGCGCGTATAAACAAAACCGAGTCAAAAGTGAGATTTATAATGGATTGAGCcctaatttctaaataaatgtAAGGTCATATATGCAAATAAAAGGTCAAAATGGCACGTAAACGAACATAAATAGAAGCAAATCATATCTCAACTGAACTTGCGATATCATATATTGGGAGATGCATGGGGCTGGATTTGTGCAGGTCTAGTTAATTAATCATTCCCAtgacgatatatatatatatatatatatatatatatatatatatatatatatatatatatatatatacattaagaCTAAAAGACTTAAGATAAGGGCTTCTTAATTATCTCCTTATCCCCTTAGCTAATGGGACGGGTTTTTCACTCCAATCACAAAAATACATACATGCGGTACCAAGTcgttggtgctattaaattttttgcctTTGGATggagggatgtgcggttagaatggtAGTAGTCTCCtgggattgagtgggtggtccgttgaataatataatctaacggatgaaaatggttaAAAGAGTATATCTAACGacgaaaaatttgata
This window of the Ananas comosus cultivar F153 linkage group 19, ASM154086v1, whole genome shotgun sequence genome carries:
- the LOC109725235 gene encoding triosephosphate isomerase, chloroplastic-like, which encodes MTPNCSTFISTFQATYIRYNAVVAPPFVYIDQVKSSLTDRVEISAQNAWVGKGGAFTGEISAEQLIDVGCKWVILGHSERRHIIGEDNEFIGKKAAYALSQNLKVIACIGEKLEEREAGNTFEISFQQLKAFADSISSWTDVVIAYEPVWAIGTGKVATPLQAQEVHVAVCDWLKKNISPEVASATRIIYGGPGVCHYCELGDLEESCCLMILLISGYHE